DNA sequence from the Callospermophilus lateralis isolate mCalLat2 chromosome 2, mCalLat2.hap1, whole genome shotgun sequence genome:
TGTAACAACAGTAATGCCTGGCATTCTGAAGTCTCATTGTAGGGTCTGGCAATGGAAGCTCTGTCACTTATTTGCTGTGACATTGGGTACTTTAATGCACCTCTCTGATTCTTATTTCTACATTTGTAATTTCTGGATGATAATAACATATATAAAAGTCTTCTGAGGACATTTGATAATGTAATGGATGTAAACATTTAGCACAATGACTGCTATAGAAATAATTGCTCAACAAATGTTTTCACTTTTTAAACAGTAATATCTCCGCCAAAATACCTGCATGAACTTAAAATGTGAACACACTATAAAATATTAACACAgtattttgtgtgtttgtgtatacgtATAAATGAGATACAATTTCCTAAAGCAAAAACAGCTAACATCTGCATTGTGCCTGGCCTTTTGGTAGAAGACTGTCCTTTAACACAGCCCACATCAAGCACCAGTGTACTGTTAGTTACTTGGATGTACACTCTGTTCTTAGTACTATAAACTTTAGTTTCTAGAAACCTGCCAATTAGCATCAAAACAAAATCAAATCCATATGTACTTACTGAAGGCTTACTCTATTCAGGATCTAATTGCTATAAAGCCCAGGAAATATTTTTAGCTTCATGCATTATCAGTTGACTGATACTAAATGTACTGACTTCTTACTGGAACACCATCATGGAATATTCAGAGTGCTATTACTGCTTTTAAAAGAGCTCCTATCAGGAGAACTCTATGCCATTTTGCTCAATCTTTCTTTGAGGAAGGAAAATGCAACAGAGCTGAGCATCTGATTTTGTTCTGTTGTTCCAGTATCTTATCTGAAGAAATAAATTAATGTTCCATCTGACTGCCCCAATGGATGAGAACAATAAATTTACCTGCTAATATAAAGACTGACCCTCCTGACCCTTTCACTGAAAAACATCAAGTTCATTATTATATCTTTATATGAACAAGCACTGGCAACCagtgggttttttattttgtttttcacagATGTATCAGTTGACCTAGCCTGCTAATAGGTAGTGCACGTGCCGGTGCTGTCACACTGATTTCGGAAAGTGTGGAGATAAAGGATAATTTAACAGGTTTCCTAAGCAATTTTTTATATTGTCAAAGATTGAGTTAATTAATATTATTGTACTAAATCCCAACCAAGTTTTATTTCTACAGAGCTAGAAataaagataagtaaataaaggtacaCAGAAATATCATATGAGACATtatataatttaaagttttatagttACCACATATAAAGTAAGGCCAAAGTAAAAAGGCATAGATGAGATTTTAACTCAACAACATATCCACAGTATTTTCATTTCAAATATAATCAAGACAAAAATTATTCATGAGATATTTGATATGCTTCTTCATTTGTCTTTAAAATACAGTGTATATTTTATACTCATCAGTACAATTTAATTTGTACTAGCCCAATTTCAGTGCATAATTATCACACTGGCCACCATATTGGATAGCAAAGGTCTATACcattgttgggtacaaatttaataaaaatttagtaCTTTCTATGGAAACATTACATTATATCGTTTATTAGTTTATAATTTAAGTAAAGTAAGtaaatttaattattaaaataattttaatgcatAAATAAAGGAAtcagaaatattaaatattttacaacTGTAAATTAGATAGCATATATGACATTGGCAAAATAAAAGGAGGAAAAGGATGCCAGACTATGAAAGTATCATGTAATTTATCAAGACATTGAGTACAAataatttttccattttaatcTCAAATATAAAAacctcattttaaattttttctttattaataaaAGAAGGACATAGGCCATTAAGTATAGGTACACAAATTCTAGAGATCTGTCAATAGCTGTGAAAATTAGACTACCAGAATTCTCAGGAGATGTCTGCTGTGCAGGTGAAATAAGATTATGATGTGTGTCACCACTGAGGTAGGTacagggaaataagaaagcataaaACAGAAGGTACTAGAGAGTTAAGCATTGGAAACCATGGAAAGAAGGGACAGTGAGTGCCTTCTAGAAGAAATTATGTCTGATGGAATCTTGAAGTGCTTTCAGGAGTAGCTTAGATAAAAAGGAGATGAGAAATAGAATAGGCAGAGGAATAGAATCTTGTTTCcttcaaagaagagaaaattCAGGTGATTTTGGAAAGTGTGGAAATAAAGGATAATTTAACAGGTTTCCTAAGATATGTTCAATATTGACAAATATTGAgttaattaatattattttactaaATCCCAACCAAGTTTTATTTCTACAGGGCTAGAAATAAAGGTAAGTGTATCCATCAGTTTCAAGTCAGGAAAGTAGAAACCACTCTTGGTAGGTATATCAGAGGGAACCCAGGGATTGATTAACCCAGAAAATTAGTCATTCAAATGCTAAAATTGGTGAGAAGCCAGACAGGGGAACCAAGTCAACCAGAGAAGAGCAACAGCAGAAAGCTCCATTTACCCACAGAACTAAAGGGACACAGAGTGGGGCTGCCAGAGACCAGAAGGTGAGAACACTCAGTAGAGGCTCAAGCCACAGCCAGGCTTTCCTCAAATGGCAAGAATCACACAAAGATGGgactagaaaaaaaatgtattcactgccaggaaaggaaacaaaatgcaaatgtgAGCAATGCTCCCACTTCTTCCTTTCATTTCCTTACCtcctttcagaaaaaaaacctaCTAATGGGAAAGGCAGCCTGCAGAGGTCCTTTCTCCCACAAAACAAAGTGGAACAGAGCAAGAACAGGGCATGCACTTGACAGCAAAATGGCTAGGAACCAACACGGTAAAGTGAGAAACAAGGAGTAGTGTTTTAATTGGTTCATCAAAAGTATATTAGTGCCTACTATGCATTAGAAACTATTTATTTGGGATACAAAGATACGTAAGAAAGAGTTCTACATCCTCATCAGCAGAATTTTTCAAAAAACCTTGAAGAGACATTGAAAAGACAATGACATTAAttcttaaatattatatatttttaatatggttACTGCTTAATAAAAAGTagctattaatattttaattgcaTAATGAAGAAACTCATACATTAGTCATTAAAACTTGTAAGTTCATGTAGTCACACAGATAATACTTTGTGATTACACACAGGTAGCATGAAAAGATTTTGTTTACAATCTGTGATATTACCAAGAGTTATAACAATATTTCTTGAAAAATACTGAAAATGTTTATAGTTTTACAGGAATCATGAGTGTCTTTCATTTAATCTGTACtatgtaaaatttaaatattcattCTATAACAGAAGATATACTTGCTTACCAACTGCTGACAGATTTCAAAATAGTTATATATTCATGATATTTACTTACATAGATATTTAATTAGTACTTAAAATGTCCAGATTATGAACTAGTACTTACAGCATCTAGTACTATGGTGAATCTTGTCTTTGTCAACATATTTGATAAAAATCATAAGTCTGGATAAACAAACTTCTGTAACCCATGTGCCTGAACCATGCTGTTTATTCAGTCCAGAGAAAAGTACACATACATACTAAGGAGTCCCATGTTAAATTTTTTTACCATAAACCTCTAGTGGGGCCTTCACACTACTAGGCAATCACATTATACACTGCATATTCAGTCCCTCTCCCAATCTCTAACAACCATTTCAAAAGTTTTCCTTTTTCCCAAATTCTCAACAACTCCCTCATCCTTACTCTGTGGTGATGACTTTATTTCTTGTTTTactgggaaaatgaaataaatcatAGGCCAGACTGCAGAGCCTATCTTTTCACCCACCAGCATCTGTACCGACCACAGTTGCCAGCATACCAACACCTGCATCTATCACACCTGCCCATCTACCGGCATCTGCACCCACCACACCTGCTCCCACACCAGCATCTGCATTCATCACACCTGCTGACCTACCAACATCTTCACCCACACCTGTCCCCTCACCAGCATCCAAGTTCTGCCTTCCTGCCCAATACTGAGATAATCTCTCCATGGTCTTATCTAAAGTCAATCCCTCCTCTGTGCTCTAAAGCCTTTCTTATCTCACCTCTTCAAGAGCACTTCAGAATTCTACTCTCTGCCTCTGACATCATCACTTTTTACTCTGTTCAATCATTCCCATCACCATACAAACAGGCATTTATTCCTCCCAtcttaaaatcaaaagaaaattatttttatcctACTTCCTTATTACCCAGCCACTCATTTTTTTACTTGGCTTCTGTGATACCACATTCTCTCTATTCCCTACCTTCCTCGGTGATCCTTTTCAGTCTTCTTTAGAAAAGGGAGAGGGATTTCATTGCATCCTGACTTCTTAATGTTGGAGTACACCAGGCATAATTCCACATCCTTTTCTATCTGCTCTCCCTCCCTTGGTAATTTCATTCAGACTTATGCCATTGATTCCCAAATTTATACCTTCAGTCAATATATTTTCCCTAAAATCCAGATTCAGCAATCTACTTGGATGTATCATAAACACCTCAAGCTTAAAGGTCCAAACTGAACTCTTTATTCATTCCCTAAGCTTGCTACACCAATCCCATGTCAGTTGGGATAACTTTATCCATCCAGTTACTCAAACCAGAATTTTTATATTcaaccttatttttttctttttctcatgctcaacACCTACCCATCAGAAATTTTGTTAGTTCTTCTTTCAAAATAATCCAGAGTCATTTCATGTCTCATAAGCTCCATCACTGCCACACCAGTCTCAACAAACATCCATCATCTCTCATTAGGTTGTTGCAACAGCATCCTAATAGGTCTTTGTTTCCACCTTTGTTCCTCTACATGAGCAATGCTGTAGTCAGAGGGAGACTTTTAGATCTAAATCAGATCATATCACTCCTCCATTCAAAATCCTGCAATGCGTTCCTCAACACATACGATAAAAACCAAAGACTCTACATAGGCCTAAAAGGTCCCACATGATTTGACTTTTGTTCTAGTTCGGACTTCATATCCTATTATTTCTACCATTGGTCTTCTATTCCAGTCAcactatttaataaataaatattttttaaacaaatcatCCTCATTTTCTAAGGAGCTCATAGTCTACTGGAGAAAACAGATGTATGTAAATGATTATAAACAGAAAAAAGTGATTaaagtgctctctctctctctctctctctctctctctctctctctctctcctgctatccTAAACTTTGTCAGGTGAAAAAACTTTGGGTGTTAAAAGTTGGGGAATTTTTCATGGGTGGAGTTGATGTTGGTGAGATGGGGTAAGCAAGCAGAAAAAAACATCACATGCAAATATCTGAAGGAATGAATCAACAGCGTATCTAGAGAATCATAATAGGTAGAAAGCTCTTTCTAAATCACCAAAAAAAATCAGGATTAAGATTAGGAGATCTGGATATGGGAGgtaaagaaatatgtagttcacAATTTATATAGGAGTTAGATCCTGAAATGCTTTCTATTTGCTTATTTCTTCCCTCACAGATTTCATTCTGCTTTTGGAACCATTTACTATTAACTGTATCTTTTTGATGTGCATCCTCAACAAGGCCAAAGCAATCCTTGAAAAGGGTTCTGAATTCCCTAAGttgaagataaaaaagaaaaaccgaGAGTCATATTTAATTTGACAAGGTCAAGGGGTGGGTGTGCTactatatcaaatttaatttgtaCAAAATCAACATCTCTGGTAACATTATTTTTCTGATCTACTGCGTTTAGACTACCTTAGTAAAAGCTTGATCTCCCTGTCTATCTAAACACCGTTTCACTTACAGCAAGCTTCAGGTTAGCATTGATCATATTAATACCCAAGAAATCCACAAGGTGTTGGTTGCACATGATTTTGTATAAAAGGTGAACTGAGACTTGACTTAGTCTACAGCTTACCCCACACAAGACAGAAACAACCACAGGTGAGTCTTGGCATTCACAGTTATCAAGTGGGAATggctattttttaaattactggtTTTTCAGGACCTAAAGAACAAATTAAAGCTTTATGCTACtgccatataaagaatttatgctTGTCAGCCTGGTTTCCTTAATATGGCTAATATATTGTAATCACTGTTAGCAAGCAATTGACTTTATAGCCCAATTTTCCTGGCATctgaaatagttttattttaaacaaaTGTAGGCAAAAGCAAATAACAATATTTGTGAGACACTAAAAGTGAAGAAATCATTGTGTTGtataaaattgttttttctttttaaacaaaattagtctttaaaaaatgttaatgaaAAGGCAAAGATGATGAACACAAGTTACTTGCTTTAATCACTTTAAGATGGTCAGCAATAATATACTGTAATCTTTAAATACCATTTTGCTTAAATCATTATGTTGAACTTTGATTTACAATGTCTTTCTACTTTACCAAAaaatgaaggaggaggagaaggaatattgtcctaagaaacaaaaaaaaaataaagaaaggggaAGTCTTGCTAAAGCAAACATCTTTGGGGGAGGTGGGTTAACTCATTACTTTTGATTTGGTCAATTTACACAGTGATTTTAATTCTTTGGTTTCTTGATTCCTGATGGGCTTTGGTTGTTTGCTTCTCAGACCAGGATGAAGTCAGTCCAGTTTTGCTTCCTTTTCTGTTGCTGGAAAGCAATCTGCTGCCAAAGCTGTGAGCTAACCAACATCACCATTGCAGTGGAGAAAGAAGAGTGCCGTTTCTGCATAAGCATCAACACCACTTGGTGTGCAGGCTACTGCTACACCAGGGTAGGTCCTGCACCTTGCTGGAAGTGAGGGGGTTGAGGGTCTGCATGAGGCAAGCTTCATTAATTCCTACCTAATAGATATTTCATGTTTCCTAATTAACAGTCATGAGTCCTTTAGCCAATAGTGTCTGTGCTGTGATTGAAATTAACGACCATGATGTAAATTTTGGGATaggatttaatttaaataaatttagaaaagcTTTAGAATTAATCTGATAAATTTTGTAACGTATCAATTCTAtagtttcaaaaatattaaatgaagcaTTTCTATTAACTGTAATTTCTACATTTCATGTGTAAAGAGATAAATACAGAAACACATATTTAATCATAAAGGACCTTGAATATTCCTCAAAAGGCAATTTTTGTAATTAAGGTCCTATCTTTGCTGTAGAAACAGTACCAAAATATATTTCCAAGTTATATTAAAATACAGCcacattataaaaattgtcattttGACGTGCTTAAATATAATTTCAGCAATACTACTCCATTTATACCCCGAGAAAACCAAGACACAGAGCCAAACTAAGCTGCTAGTTTGAATGTGCATGGCTTTGCATTAATCCAATTAAAGAAGTAATTTccacttgttttcttttttccctgtAGCACCTGGTTATCTATGCAGAATTTCATTCTATAAACTGAAATTGAAAATACcaatattttaatgaaatatattttatttgatggTACATAAGTTTGATCAATCAAACTCTATTCATGCACAATTTATTGTACCTCCTTGGGATATAGACTGGGATAttgattttattgaaataaattaaatagCAGCCCCACATTCTCCCCTCAGTACCAATAAGTTTTCCACTGGAAAGTGCTAGAACAAAAAATTTTTGCAAACTTTGTGTCTTTTGAAACTAAGAACCCTGCAAAGTATACAGCATTTAAGAGAGGAAAATGTCTATGAGGCAGTAGAATATTTAATATCTTACATGAGCCTTCACAAACACATTAAACCAAACACTAGCATTCATATTATatcctttttaactttttaaaaaaatatatcaggacaatgtatttggaaaaatgcTTTCTGAGAAATTAAACTTCAGTGAATATGGTTTAAGTTGTCATTAATATGGCTTTCAATTAAGTACAAAAAGACAACTTAAAATTCTAAgtcatatttcctttttcatcgttTTTCTTCATTGAGATTCAAAGTTCCTTTATATTTTGAGAAAGAATTAATATAGTCATAcagattaagaaaaaaataacatactTTCCAAAACAATCAGAAAATGTGCTCTAATAGAACATTTCTGAAGTAATATAGATTTTAATGGGTAAATGTGAGAGCATGCAGTTTTAAATACCGTGACCTAACTGTGTCATTTCTATCTCCTCAGGATCTGGTATATAAGGACCCAGCCAGGACCAACATCCAGAAAATATGCACTTTCAAGGAGCTGGTGTATGAGACTGTGAGAGTGCCTGGCTGTGCTCACCATGCAGACTCCCTGTACACATACCCAGTGGCCACCGAATGTCACTGTGGCAAGTGTGACAGCGACAGCACAGACTGTACCGTGCAAGGGCTGGGGCCCAGCTACTGCTCCTTTagtgaaatgaaagaataaaggaCAGTGGACATTTACCCTTGTCCTGAAGGACCAAGACACACAAAATACCTGTgtgtatgcaccatccaggctgcaACACTGGGCCAAGGATGTCAGACCCCACCGATCCCCTGCTGTCCTGGCAGAGGGGGAGGGCAAGCTCCAGGAACTGAGGGTTAGCCCTATATATCTAGGTCTGGTTCCATGTGTTTTATTCAGTCTTAACTCACagattttgtggggtttttctCCTCAATAATCTTAGGCAGTTCCTTCCTTTTAGAGAGAGATACATAAATCCAGAAGAGGGAATGGTGATGAAAATGGGTGAAAAGAACCAACTGCTACACAGTCTTCTGCTGGACTTTGGGACCCTCAAGAACAAGGCCAGCATATTCTTTGTAGCCTCAGTGTCTAGTACTTGCTTGGAACCTAGTGAGAAACTAGACAATAGCTTCCTGAAGGAAAGTAGTAAgatcagaaaaagaaaaggatcaGAAAGTAGTAAGATCAGAAAAGTAGGAACGTGCTGGAAGAGGCTGCTTGAGGCAGGTTAATGAAGCTGCCACCAGCAATGCCAATCCATAGCAGTGGGGGCATCAGTTGCACCTCAACTCCTTGGGGACACATAGAGTATTTAGATGGGATGTATCTCTGAATTGCTTAATGCAGGTTGTGGGTAAGAAAGTTCTGGATTTTAAGACGATTACTACCAAGACCTTCAATTAAGGGAAAAAGCAAGAAATGTTGATTTGGGATTGTGGAAAGTAGCACATatcttttcattactttaaaaaaaaaaaatgaccaattCTGCTAAGGTCCTACAATACTCGGGGTTTTgggttagggggaaaaaaaagaaacaaactgcATCGCTCTGCCCTTTGTAGGATCCCCTCATTTGAGAGGAGAAGGGATTTGGAAGTGGATTTTAAAgcaatttcaagaactgaataaatatatttaacttaAATGCAAATACATTTGCATAAAGAAATGGCTCTTTGAGGAAGAATTAGCTGTGTAGGGGGGTATGGGAAAGCTGTTTTCTAGGAGCATCATTTTGCCAGCCTTCTCTTTTGTCTATTTATTTTCTATGAAATCTATGATGTCTTTCAAGAGGGTTTATATTGAAACTTTCATAAGTTGATTTCTCCTAAAGATGTCATAACTCCCTCAGTTATGTACTTGTTTCACACTCATGTTTAATTTAATTAaacctttttaaaataaagatgctaGCTACAAGAGTCAGAGATTTGGATTGTTTTATATACAAAAAAATACTGTTATGTCTATATGTTTGTAACACTAGTAGAAAAATATCTTCATAGATCATTCCCAGTACTTCTGCAAATATTATATGTCCTCATCTttggaaatattaaaaataacattttgcaTTTCTAAAAGCATTTTGTCATTTTCATCATTTTTAAGTCATCTTTGATAAAATGGAGAAAGAAAGGCTTAGAGAGAATCTCAGAGTGGGCAAAGACATTGGACATTCTCCAGTTCATTTTGTGAATTTttaagatgaaaaaattaaagcACTATGATGTTTATTGACACAACCAAGATCATTTTCCTAGACTTTCTTAGACTGGTTagattataaacaacagaaatttattgctcATGGTTCTAGAGAGTGGGAAGTCCAAGATAGAGGCATCAGGAGATTGATGTCTGGTGAGGGCCCACTCTGCTTCAAACAGGGCACCTTCTCACTTCATCCTCACACGATAGAAATGGCAGAAGGCTCCGTTGAGTCTCCTTTATAAGAATATTAATCCTAGTCATGGGGGCTCTGCTGTCATAGCCTAAACACCTCctaaaggccccacctcttaatactACCCCAACGGAGATTAGGTTTCAACGCATGAATTTTAAAGGTATATAAACCTTCAGACCAAAGCAGTCTCAAAGACTGTTCAAGGCAGAACCAGGATTAGAACCCTAGCCTTCCAGCTCTTGGCCCAGCTTTCCTTTGACTACTTTTCCACACTGAGAACTCATTTTGGCAAGAATTGAAGCAGAACTATATGTATATTGGCAATGGCCTTCCAAATCCAGTATTGTGTGTGGCTTTTAGCTGTATTCTCAACAATATATTGACACATTGAAATTAGGGTTATATTAATAAAGTTTAACAAGATGCTTTAAATTGTAGCATAGACTTTTGCTTCTCCCTGTAGTTTTGGAGATCAAAATAATAAGCCTTCCCACtggagacaataaaagcaatggctCTAGTTTGTGTAGTCTCAATCATCTTAACCAAATTCATCTGGAAGAAGTTATTTAAACTCTCTGGACTTTGGTTTCTCAACTATAAAGTGGAAATAATGATAATTTCTACTTCAAAAGGTTCTGTCGATGATTAAATGGAATAAGACATGTAAAGGGCTTAAAGTAGTACCTGGCACTGTCAATAAATTCAACCTCAGAAACTGTAAAAGAACTTTACTTTGGAGTCTTAGGAATGGCAGCTTAGGATATACAAGTTCCTATAGGGCTAAACCAGTGTTCTGAGTCAGGGAGGGAAAGTAGCGTTTTatgtagggggaaaaaaagtccTTCAACATCACAAGGCAACTAAAATTGAAGAGAAATTCTATGGAAGTGGGAAAAGAATGCAAGTGCTACTTGGAGGAGGCTACATGACCAAAAGAATATAAAGAAAGGAATATATAAACTAAATAGAAATGCTTATAAAACAATAGTCCCTTGACCTCTTGATGTGTGCTTTGAGTCTCTTAGGCACAATGAAATTATCTGGTCATTGTTTGCAGTCAAAGGGTGGAGATAGCCAAAGCTCACACCCAGGCAGCAGCTCAAGATGTGCACAAGCCTGTTTTCTCAGTGACTGCCAACTTCATTTGGGAGAGCTCTTTCAATGTTACCTTCGTTGTGAgcatccttttattttcaaagcacacagcaaaaatttctcaataaaTTTATTCCTTAAGAGACACAATGCAGCAAGATGAGAAAGTCAGACTCAAGTTAAAAACATCTCACCTTGGACTCTTTTTAGTCATCTTGGGCAAGCTAGTTAACTACCTTGAAACTCATTTTTCTTGCTCTAAAAATGGAATGGAAAAGGAAGCTATTCTACCAGATTGTTGTGGAATagcatattttaaaagataacgCATATAAACTACGTAGGACTAGTCCAACAGAACTACAATCCTGATGGAGAGAGACTATTTTATAGCTTAGATTAAAAGGTCAAAGTCAAAATGGTAGAAAGAAGCAGCTTGAGGCAGACCCATACTAAACTGAAGTTTAATCCTTTTTTTGAAGCAGCAAGAATGAGAACTATGTCTACACTAAGAAGAGGCCCATCTCTATGGGATACCATTTTAGTTGAAGTTCATATTATCTCTCCTCATTAGGGTCTCTAACAGCTCCAGGCAGTGCTAACATGACTACAAAAATTAGCCCTCTAAACCATAATTATGATCATGGCTATTAACAAATAGAAATCCCActgttttcagaataaaatcctaaTCCTGAGGTGACATATAAGGCCTGTCATGGTCTGACCCCTACTGCCACTCCAATTTCTCATCTCCCTCCTCTCCCAACACCAGGAAGAGGTTAGGAGACACTTGGGAGGATAGTTTTGAGGGTGCAGGGAGGATTTGTGCTTTCCATACTGTGATGCTTTAACCAGGATACCATGCCTTCCCCACAAAAGAGTTGGCTGACTGTGATCGGAAACTGGTAAGTCAGTAGTACTTGAATTCTTAAAAAGTAAGGCCAATACATAAGAATAATAAACACGGAGGTCATGTtactgaggaaggagagatagGAATGGAATTGAAAAGAACTCAGGGAGCCTCAAATAAcatctttaatattttattccttCACATAAATCTGAGTCACAAATATGAAATAATgttaatacaaataaaattaGGAGAAGGCTACACAGATGTTTATTATTTTCTCATATGTATGTTAAGTGCTTGCTAGTTTACATCTTACAAGGCATCTATATAAGCATCCTGATTTTATGCCTATTATAAGAAAGACAAAATGAGCCCCAAGTCTACAGTCACATAGCCATGGTGCAAAGCCTCAGTCATTGATACAGGTTAGGTGATTGAGGTTAGGTGATTGAGACAAAGAATTCAGTTTGCTCACCAAGCTACATGCCTACATCTTCCTGGCTATGAAGCTGGACTACGTTTCCTAGACTTGCTTGCAATCCCATGTATCATGTGGATCTACATgagggaaaaagaagaaactgATATTCATTCTCAGACATTTGATGGAAAAGGATTGTTATGTGTTCAccaaaatcctttttctttttttttcctagagatATAGCTGATCTATATTTTCCAGGCTCACTTGTAGAAAGGGTCGATTATGTCACTGAGTTTTACTAAATGAAGATTATCAAAAATAATTTGTGCTGCTTGTAGGCATAACTCATAAAATCATCTCACAGGTGAACCATACTCTCTTCTCCACTCAGCAATTGAAAATTAACACTTAAAACATCCTTGGAAGCCATGTACAGAAGATGGCAGTGGCCCCATCAACCTAAATCCCAGGGCAACCAGAAGGCCCACATACACTCCACAGTTATTCCCTCTCAGAGAATTTTATGTGAGCAAAAAATAAATGTGCCTTTTGTTAAGACACTGAGTCATTGGGGTTTTATCTTCTTAAGCTGGTAATGAACTGAAACAGGGATCCACAGTGTTCAAGGAACTTGTGTTTCATATCAACCcacatgaaacaaatacaaaatta
Encoded proteins:
- the Fshb gene encoding follitropin subunit beta, with the protein product MKSVQFCFLFCCWKAICCQSCELTNITIAVEKEECRFCISINTTWCAGYCYTRDLVYKDPARTNIQKICTFKELVYETVRVPGCAHHADSLYTYPVATECHCGKCDSDSTDCTVQGLGPSYCSFSEMKE